A window of Microcystis aeruginosa FD4 contains these coding sequences:
- the cas5d gene encoding type I-D CRISPR-associated protein Cas5/Csc1, with protein MVHIYSCQLELHDSLYYATREIGRLYETEPVIHNYALCYALGLVNSDSYRYFCSEQIPQYQEHLNPLNEEKIYVTPARAIAHTAVLNTWKYANNNYHVEMEKTQKNIPIFGRAKEIAPESVFECFIISCHPLQLPKWIRLGKWMSKAEVKLTELSLSKQKEDLFIYPYPLNPLDVMFTHQVIGYDVINMPPVSLIRNVRMRGEYYQISDRTDLKIPARLSYHFG; from the coding sequence ATGGTTCACATCTATTCCTGTCAATTAGAACTGCACGATAGTCTTTATTACGCAACCCGTGAAATCGGCAGACTCTACGAAACCGAACCCGTAATTCATAATTACGCGCTCTGTTATGCTTTGGGATTGGTAAATAGCGATAGTTATCGTTACTTCTGTTCCGAACAGATTCCACAGTACCAAGAACATTTAAATCCTCTTAACGAAGAGAAAATTTATGTCACTCCCGCACGGGCGATCGCTCATACGGCGGTTCTCAATACTTGGAAATATGCCAATAATAACTATCATGTGGAGATGGAAAAAACCCAGAAAAATATTCCCATTTTTGGCAGAGCAAAAGAAATCGCTCCCGAAAGTGTTTTTGAATGTTTTATCATTTCCTGTCACCCCCTACAGCTTCCTAAATGGATTCGTTTGGGAAAATGGATGAGTAAAGCGGAAGTAAAACTAACAGAACTTTCCCTATCAAAACAAAAAGAGGATTTATTTATCTATCCCTATCCTTTAAATCCTCTCGATGTTATGTTTACCCATCAGGTGATTGGCTACGACGTGATCAATATGCCACCCGTTAGTTTAATCCGTAATGTACGAATGCGCGGGGAGTATTACCAAATAAGCGATCGCACCGATCTGAAAATTCCCGCTCGATTGTCCTATCACTTCGGTTAA
- a CDS encoding Uma2 family endonuclease yields MTLISSKSLTLPEFLSLPDGDITYELVDGEAIPKMSPKFFHSRLTGALFLVLDRWNQGRGEVGIEWAIILSKNDRDWCPVPDLLYISPERLGDIPLTDEACPVPPELVIEIISPEQSFSSLSEKAVAYLKAGVSRVWIVDPRAKQITIFYPDAPPAIKKGDDEISDILLPDLTLTPRQIFAKARLS; encoded by the coding sequence ATGACTCTTATCTCTTCTAAATCCCTCACTTTACCAGAATTTCTATCGTTACCCGATGGCGATATTACCTATGAATTAGTCGATGGAGAAGCGATCCCGAAAATGTCACCAAAATTCTTTCATTCTCGTTTAACTGGTGCTTTATTTCTGGTACTCGATCGCTGGAATCAAGGACGGGGAGAAGTGGGAATCGAATGGGCGATCATTCTAAGCAAAAACGATCGAGATTGGTGTCCTGTTCCCGATCTCCTCTACATTTCCCCGGAAAGGTTAGGAGACATTCCCCTCACCGATGAAGCTTGTCCCGTTCCCCCGGAATTAGTCATCGAAATTATTTCCCCTGAACAATCCTTCAGCAGCCTGAGCGAAAAAGCCGTGGCCTACCTAAAAGCGGGAGTTAGTCGCGTCTGGATCGTCGATCCCCGGGCCAAGCAGATCACGATTTTCTATCCCGACGCACCCCCAGCGATTAAAAAAGGTGATGACGAGATTAGCGATATTCTCCTCCCCGATTTAACCCTAACTCCCAGAC
- the cas7d gene encoding type I-D CRISPR-associated protein Cas7/Csc2, translating to MSLLKTLDSKFFHGEIPYKPMGKYVHFLTIRVTESYPLFQTDGELNKARVRAGIDKNKTISRLSMFKRKQSTPERLVGRELLRNYGLITAKECEYNVKFAMNNPDCIIYGFAIGDSGSEKSKVVVDTAFSITPFDESHESFTLNAPYENGTMASKGENNTKVGEVTSRINQQDHIRPQVFFPSIVTLKDPTEAGFLYVFNNILRTRHYGAQTTRTGRVRNELIGVIFADGEIVSNLRWTQAIYDRLPDEVLHSIDPLDEDLVMEKATEAIQALMAEEFIVHTDFIGENFQPLLTEVKTLTGTEAGIRSILDQANDDSKKYFKEYIEKKKAEKK from the coding sequence ATGTCTTTACTGAAAACCCTCGATTCTAAATTCTTTCATGGCGAGATTCCCTACAAACCGATGGGAAAATATGTTCACTTTTTGACGATTCGAGTCACGGAATCTTATCCTTTATTTCAAACAGATGGAGAGCTAAATAAAGCTCGTGTTCGTGCGGGAATTGACAAGAATAAAACTATCAGTCGTTTATCGATGTTTAAGCGTAAACAGTCAACTCCAGAACGTCTAGTTGGTCGAGAATTACTCAGAAACTACGGATTAATTACCGCCAAAGAATGTGAGTACAATGTAAAATTTGCCATGAATAACCCCGACTGTATTATCTATGGGTTCGCTATTGGTGATTCGGGTTCAGAAAAATCGAAAGTAGTAGTAGATACGGCTTTTTCGATCACACCCTTTGATGAATCCCATGAAAGTTTTACTTTAAACGCTCCCTACGAGAATGGTACCATGGCATCTAAGGGAGAAAATAACACAAAAGTAGGTGAAGTGACTAGCCGAATTAACCAGCAGGATCACATCCGTCCGCAGGTGTTTTTCCCTAGTATTGTCACCCTAAAAGATCCGACAGAAGCGGGTTTTCTCTACGTTTTTAATAACATCCTGCGTACCCGTCACTACGGCGCGCAAACTACCCGGACGGGACGGGTAAGAAATGAGCTTATTGGTGTTATTTTTGCCGATGGGGAAATTGTTAGTAATTTGCGCTGGACACAGGCAATATATGATCGCCTTCCCGATGAAGTATTACACTCGATCGATCCCTTAGACGAGGATTTAGTTATGGAAAAAGCCACCGAAGCAATACAAGCATTAATGGCGGAAGAATTTATCGTTCATACCGATTTTATCGGGGAAAATTTTCAACCTTTATTAACCGAGGTGAAAACTCTCACGGGTACGGAAGCAGGAATTCGATCGATCCTAGATCAAGCGAATGACGATTCAAAAAAATACTTTAAAGAATATATTGAGAAAAAGAAAGCCGAGAAAAAATAG